From a region of the Pelorhabdus rhamnosifermentans genome:
- a CDS encoding DUF362 domain-containing protein gives MAVKVAKDTCIGCGACVSACPFGALEMQDDKAHVTDACTSCGACVEVCPVGAIEREAVESTA, from the coding sequence ATGGCTGTAAAAGTAGCAAAAGATACCTGCATCGGCTGCGGAGCTTGCGTGAGTGCTTGCCCGTTCGGTGCGCTGGAAATGCAAGATGACAAAGCGCATGTAACAGACGCTTGTACCTCGTGTGGTGCCTGTGTAGAAGTTTGTCCGGTAGGAGCAATAGAACGCGAAGCTGTTGAATCGACAGC